In Syntrophorhabdaceae bacterium, one DNA window encodes the following:
- a CDS encoding DoxX family protein, translated as MKEQQPAGSGGVIEKRLPASRYVIFIFRLVLAATFLVSSLGKFVDIRHYSVAMVYNFDILPGPLAIAFGWTLPFIEFLCGVGLLFGLFTRLCAIGIALLSISFLIAKAVVLSRGIDMECGCFGAIGSTMASWSIYLDPAILIISAAVLIAPRESRHWASLGKRLPEKWMRKLNLLW; from the coding sequence TTGAAAGAACAACAGCCCGCGGGATCAGGCGGCGTCATTGAAAAGAGGCTGCCGGCAAGCCGGTATGTGATATTCATCTTTCGTTTGGTACTGGCAGCGACCTTTCTCGTCTCTTCTCTGGGAAAATTCGTGGATATCAGACACTATTCGGTGGCCATGGTCTACAACTTCGATATACTGCCGGGACCGCTCGCCATCGCCTTTGGGTGGACTCTGCCGTTTATCGAGTTTCTCTGCGGAGTCGGGCTGCTTTTCGGGCTTTTCACCCGCCTCTGCGCCATCGGTATCGCCTTGCTCAGTATTTCCTTTCTTATCGCAAAGGCCGTGGTTCTCTCGCGCGGAATCGACATGGAATGTGGCTGTTTCGGGGCTATCGGATCAACCATGGCGTCCTGGAGCATTTATCTGGACCCTGCTATCCTCATAATTTCCGCAGCAGTCCTCATTGCACCCCGGGAGAGCCGCCACTGGGCTTCATTGGGTAAAAGGTTGCCGGAGAAATGGATGCGCAAGCTCAATCTTTTATGGTGA
- a CDS encoding rhodanese-like domain-containing protein, which yields MVKNILSAVLLALLFIAHGPAWADDTHTMTKEQLLPLLGKPGVIIIDVRTKYDWDNSKVKIPGAVREEGMKFGSWMKKYPKDKTIVLYCA from the coding sequence ATGGTTAAGAATATTCTATCGGCCGTTCTGCTCGCGCTTCTCTTTATAGCGCATGGTCCGGCATGGGCAGATGATACGCACACGATGACAAAGGAGCAACTCCTTCCCTTGTTGGGAAAGCCGGGTGTTATCATCATTGATGTGCGCACCAAGTATGACTGGGACAATAGTAAGGTAAAGATCCCCGGGGCCGTGAGAGAAGAGGGCATGAAGTTCGGGTCCTGGATGAAGAAGTACCCCAAGGACAAGACGATCGTTCTCTATTGTGCCTGA